Part of the Candidatus Brocadia sinica JPN1 genome, TGGGTTTTGTGATGTTATATTCAAGGCTAATCGTCAGGCTATCGCCACTGCTTATTGTATCAGTAGTTTTGCCCTGTGTGTCATATAAATAGACAGCGCATATCTCCGCTTCCTGAGTTCCTAAACGTTTGCCATATTGAGTTACTGTATTAGGTTGATTTGTTTTACCAAAAAGCTTCTCGGCCCGTTTTTCTGTCCGCTGACGCATAAGATCGTTGTAATAACGAATAGCGCTTTCCGGATCCCCTTGCATTACTATACGCCCTTCCTCCAGTACAAGCACTTCATCACATAAACTCCTGATCTGGCCAGAATCATGCGATGTCAGGATTGTGGTTTTATCTGATGCTCGAAAAGCTGCCAATCGTTCAAGGCATTTCTTCTGAAAACGGGAATCGCCAACCGCCAGCACTTCATCAATGATCAAAACGTCAGGATCGAAATGGATGGTTGTGGCAAAGGCAAGCCTCAAATACATGCCGTTAGAGTAAGTTCTAACCGGCTGATCAATGAATTCTTCCAGTTCAGCAAAGGCAACAATTTCTTCCTCCCTTGCCAGCACCTGGCGTCTTGTAAGGCCGCTCAGGATGCCCCCCGTCATAAGATTTTCTCGACCGGTCATCTCAGGATGGAATCCACTTCCCAGTTCAAGCAATCCACTAACTTGACCTACACGACGGATACATCCGGTGGTAGGTCTTCCCAGACCGCACAGTAAACGCAGTAAGGTGCTTTTTCCTGCACCGTTATGACCAACAATGCCCAGCGCCCGTCCCTGTTCCACAGAAAAAGTGACATCACGCAGCGCCCAAAAGTCATTGTCTCTGTTGTAACGGCCTGTAAACCGTCTGATTATTGACTCTTTGAGGGTAACCGGACGATTGCGTTGAATCCGGTAGCGTTTTGAGACAGAGTTCACTGTTAGAACTGCAGACATATTATACTCTTAAGTCTGACGATGGAAGTATATTGAAATAAGTTCGTTTCTGATGCAAAACTATATCTTTAGAATAGTCATAATACTATAGTTTTTTCCTGGAAACGTATTTTTGTACCTCAAACATACTAGATGGTATCAATAATATCATGAAGAAAAAACCTGTAAAGAAGGTAACCAGAGACGCATACGAAGATACTTGTTGTGCCCGCAAACAGGAGCGATCTCCATTCAGGGAACGTACCGTAAAAAAAAATCGCTCGGTAGCCTTGTATCAGCACCGCAATCGGGCTAAACATGTATAAAATACGGAAATTTTCACTGACTGCCTGCGGCTGGTAAAAAACTGGTGTCATGTAAAAGAGAAGCATAAGTACTATGCTCATAATGTGCTGCACATCACGATAAAAGACGTTTAGCATAGCGATGATCAGGCTTAGGCCAACTATTAATACACCCTGAATCAATATCAGCAATGGAAGAATCAGAAGGGCCAATGTCATAGTTTTATCATAGATGGCTAACATAACAAAAAGTATTGGCAGGACTACTAAATAGTTTAGCATGTTTGACAAGGTGTTGGTAATTATAAGGGTTGCTGGTGTAAAATTAGGCCTCCGAACCAAACCACGATTGTTGATCAAAAGACTACCAGATGAACTAAGACACGTACTAAACCATGTCCACGGTAGTAACGCACTGAAAACGAAAGCCGGGTAAGCATCAATGTTTAGCGGAACAACTTTCTGGAAGAGAAAAACCAACACCAGCAATTGAGCTAAGGGGAGCATGGGTGACCATAGTACGCCCAGAACCGAACCCTTATAGCGCACAGCAAAATCGCAACGCACGAGGTGCCGTATCAGATCAAAATTGTAACTTAATGAGTTCATATGATAAATATCCTCACTCCATGCTGAAATATGTTCTTTTGTACTGCCGGCAAGATTTAAGCCTCCGAAAGGTAACCTCTCGACAATTTCTTAATAATTGGCACTCATAGAGATAAAGTTATCTCAAAAATGAAGCTTTGAACGGCAAAAAAAAGCCTTACTGCAAAAATGTTTATTCGATAAACATCTTCGGCAGTAAGGCTATCTTTCTCGCGTTACTTCCTTGTAACTTAAAGACCCATTTACTTTGCGCCCCCTGATCGCTCAGGGTTTGCCTTTATCGGATTGTGAAGAGCATTTTATTTCACAGATTACCCTTAAGTCAATAAAAAAAATTTTTATGTCTCAATCATCTCCACATTTGCCCGTGGGACAATGGCTGTGGAACCATCGGGAAACTCGACCTCGAGGATGCGTACTGTGGCCTCGGTTTCGATGGTCAGGGGAGAAAAGGGGAGTGCCTTGATCTTGCCGATCTTTCCAAAATAAGGTACACGGATGACCCTTATGGTGTCCCCAATTTCCATGCCTCTGTCGAGTGGCTTGTCTAATTCTTCTTTGGCTGTCTTGTTTGAATAAGGTATGATAATTTCTGGTCTTACTACACCCGCACGGATCTGCGTAGCGCCATTAATAGAGGTTTTAGCGCCCGAGCGGGATTTTAAAAGCTCGAATGTCCTTTGTGCCATCTGTATCTGACCAAAACCTTCGGTAATAATGAGAGTAATACCGATTTCTTCTGAGCCCGTAATGGCTACTCCAAGGTCGTATCCAAGCAATTTCTTGAGATTTTTGTCGTCAAGCCCACCAACGATGATGCCTTTTACTCCTATCTTTCTTGCCTTGTCCATAGCATCGTGTTGGATAAAAGACCCCCCCACGATAATTTTGTCCTTATGAGTGGGCAGTATGCAGTCGGTAGTAAGTATATCATCGGACTTATTAACCGCAATCACGAGTTCACCTACTGTTTCACCACCTACCCCAAAGATGCCCTGAATGAAGGTTGCAGTTGTTTCCATAACTACACCCTCTTTTTCCATGACCTCTGTGACCGTGCCGTCCACGAAGGCGAACACTTGAATTGGTTTTGGAGTTTCCCGCAGGAGAACTTGTCCCGTTACTGTTGATATGGTTTCAATCGTTCCTGTTATAGGTGAAAGCAGGACGGTCTTCAGTATTTTAATCCATGGCTTTGTCTCGGCGATGATCTCGTCCTTCCGGACTGCGTCACCTTCTTTTTTTAACATATATTCTCTGATGTCCTTAGGTTGGATACCCAACCGATTTACGGCATTAATGGCGTGTATCTTACCAGGCAAATGGGTACTGGCTACTACATCCTCTGCCTTGAGAGTATCACCCTTTCCGACGATAACATCACCCCGTAACGGAAGGACACGTTGGCTTGTGACCCTGGTTCTTTCAGATATGCGTAAGCCGGGTGTATAAGCGTGAGTCATAGTATATTGGGAATTAAATGATTCATAATCTTATCAATGTGTTTTTTTTATCTGTATCTGATATCCTGATAATTGTTCGACTGAGCTTACGCCGAAGTCTGTGTTTATCTGAATCCAGAATGAAAGGTTTTTTATTCTGGGTACGCGTCAATGGCCTTGGTCCATCGTTGTAGTTGCTCCACTCTTGATGCCTTATCTTTTGCTAGGGTGATAGGTCTGCCCCGGGCATCGATAACTACCCCTACAACTCCGCCAAAAACCTTCTTCACAATAGGTTTCCCTTTTCCTGCGCCGACATCAAAACCTTTTGCCGGTATGACCTCAATTTCCGCTGTCTGATCAATGCCCAAGGGGAAGACGCTCAGGTTCCCATAAGAAAGCGAATTTTCTGTTTTTTTACCATCCGGCATCGTTATCTTATAGGAAATGCATTTTTCATTGGCCTTTCCGATACTTCCTTTAACAAGTGAAACGCAGGTACCCAGATGAATCAAACAATCTTTCTCAAATACCTCTGTAGATGCCTGTTCGTTTACCGTTGAAAGAACTCCCAGATGAGGCATCATGAAAATACTGTCGACAGCAATCCTGGTAATGCCTTCAGGCTGTAGGGCATCAATCATCATAAGCATTGCCTGTGCCCTGCGCGGTGCATTGGAGAGCACACCACCGCTGCCCACCAGGAGGTCCAGCTTTAGCATGTTTATTAATGTTTCACCCACAGTCTCTTGTTTAAATGCTTCGGAGATATCTCGTTCCCGCTGTACTCCCTTGAGTCCTACTGCCAGGGATTTGTGTTGTTCAAAGGATACCCTCAGAGCTTCACGGGATATAGCCTGTTCTATCTTCAACTCTTCCAGTGTTTGAGGTATAGTCGTGGGCCTGATCATCTTGTTCTTGATCCTGTTTCTGAGATCGGATTCATCGATATCGAATGGTATCCATCGCAGAATATTCTCAAGCCCCGCTTCAACCAACACATTAGAGATGCTGTAACTCATTCCGAGGTTTGCGCTCACTGTGCGATTAAATACCTCGCCATACACAGAAAAAATATTCGTCGTGGCGCCGCCTATGTCAATACCAATGACATTAATATTTTGTTTTCTGGCGATTGCCTGCATAATGAGGCCCTCTGCCGCTGGGGTGGGCATAATGGGCGCCCCGGTCCATGACATCAGTTTTTTGTAACCAGGGGCCTGTGCCATTACATGTTCGAGAAAAAGTTTCTGGATTTCCTGGCGCGCCGGAATGAGGTTTTCGTGTTCGAGGGTAGGTCGGATATTTTCTGTAATGTGGAGGGAGGTTTTTTTGCCGAGAATTTCCTTTATTTTTTCGCGGACATCCTTGTTGCCGGCATAGATGACCGGAAGCTGAAATGTCATGCCGAGCCGAGGTCTGGGATGTGCGGCTGAGATATATTCTGCCAATTCTATCACGTGAGAAACAGTGCCCCCATCAGTCCCCCCGGAGAGTAATATTATATCAGGTCGTAATTGACGTATGAGATCTATCTTCTCATGAGGAAGGCGTTTGTCGTTAGATGCAATAACGTCCATTACAATGGCGCCGGCTCCGAGCGCCGCACGCTGGGCGCTCATGGCGGTCATGGTCTTTACAGCGCCTGCCACCATCATTTGCAAGCCACCGCCTGCGCTGCTCGTAGATACATAAATGTCTACGCCAACATTCCCTTGCGCCGGTGTGATGATTCTTTCTCCATCCAGGATCTTCCGGCCAGAAAGTTCTTCTAACTCGGTAAAGGCGTTCAACACACCGCGGGTAACATCTTCAAAGGGCGCTTCTACAGTTGTAGGCGCCCCGCCACGGAATGTTTGCCGATAAACTCCATTCTTTTTTTCAATCAGGATGGCTTTGGTGGTTGTACTCCCGCAGTCTGTGGCAATGATGACATTCACATCATGATCCTCTTTTTTGTAAAAGCCTACCGCAAAGGCACAGAATGTGCTCGGCTTTAAAAACAATTGACAATTCTTTATTCCATTGCAAATGCACTTTCCGCTATTTACATTTTGGATCTTCTTTTTGCGCACTCTGCGTCTTTGCGGTGAATAGTTGCCTTTTCTAACTCCTCGATAATCTTTTTTATCCCTTCCCTCTTTTCAAGTATATCCTGAAGTAGATCGTATTCTGCTGGTGTGAAGAAAAAGGTTAAAAATGGTCTGAAGAATACCATCATCTGGCTTCCAAGATAACTGAGTGGTTGTGCACATTCAAGAAACATTGTGGCTGGAACTGTGATTCTTCTTTTGTTTATTACCGTTGCCAGTTTCCGGATAAGGGCCAGTTCCTGTTCGTTCAATGCTATATTTTTATGAGGCGTTCCCATACTAAAGGCATGCTTGAACTCCCGCCGGATAGATTGCCCGTTTACTTTTGGGAAATATGAAAATATTTTTGACAGTAAATTTTGTAAATACATGATGTCAGGGAATCTTATCAAAGTGATAGCGTTTTTGTCAAAATTAAAATAGTTTTTCACTATTCATAAGAATTTTTCAGTATTGCAGTGTTGTATCTATTCGAAAAAACTTGACAAATTAGATATATGAATCTTATAATTCTAACATGCCGGAAATTGAAGAATTAGAACATAGAATTGCAAGGCTTGAGACCCTTTATGAAGACGTTCTCAAAGAAAGAATCACCCAAATTGCCTCAAGAGTAGACCAAATATATGAAAAAATAGAACGTGATAAGACAGAGATACTTATAAAAACAGAAAAGGACAAGCGAGAGATCATTTATTGGATGATGGGATTGAATCTTGGCTTTTTAACCCTTACCATTACGGCTCTCTGGGCAATTCTGTCTTTTGCATTAAGACGGTAAATGTTTCCCATACGATATTTTGAAAGGAGAAATTGTTCATGCCATACAGGGCATGGTTCCAGTGCATATCAGGATGTAATGAAAAGTATGAGCTGAACGAGGTTGTCTACCAGTGCAGGAAGTGTGGAGATTTGCTGGAGGTCAAGCACGATATGGATAAACTCCACAGGCACTCCCCCGAACATTGGAAGAGGTTGTTTGATGAACGGTATAGACGCAGCAAGTGGCCTTACGGGAGTTCTGTTTGGGGCAAGAAAGAATGGGTGTGTCCCAATGTCGACAACGGGAACGTAGTTTCCTTATATGAAGGAGGCAGCAACCTTTTCTGGGCCGAACGGCTCGGAAAGGAACTTGGTTTGGAAGACTTGTGGATCAAACAGTGTGGGAATGCCCATACAGGCTCTTTTAAAGACCTGGGAATGACTGTACTGGTTTCCATGGTCAAGCAGATGATTGCGGAGGGGAAGGATATCCCAGCAGTTGCCTGTGCATCCACGGGAGATACTTCTGCTGCGCTTGCATCGTATTGCGCCGCTGCGGGTATTCTTGCCATAGTGTTTCTGCCAAAGAACAAGGTATCCCACGCGCAACTTATCCAGCCTATTGCCAATGGGGCGCTTACTTTATCGCTGGATACCGATTTTGATGGGTGTATGAAACTGGTAAAGGAGATATGTAGCAAAAATAATATCTACCTGGCCAACTCCATGAATTCCCTTCGCATTGAGGGTCAAAAAACAGTAAGTATCGAAATAGTCCAGCAGTTCGATTGGGAAGTGCCCGATGTTGTAATAGTTCCGGGAGGGAATTTGGGCAATACCGCAGCGCTGGGAAAAGGCTTTCTTATGATGCAGGAATTGCGCTTAATCGACAAATTGCCGCGCATTGTGTGTGCACAGGCAGCCAAGGCCAATCCTCTTTACCTTAGCTATCTGAAGGGGTTTAAAGAATTTACGCCGGTGAAGGCACAAAAGACTCTTGCCAATGCTATCCAGATAGGCGATCCGGTTAGTTATAAAAAGGCTATCAACGTTTTAAAGGCATTCAATGGCATTGTAGAGCAGGCAACAGAAGATGAATTGGCTAATGCCTCTGCACAAGCGGACAGAACCGGTTTGTTCAGTTGCCCGCATACGGGGGTTGCCCTGGCAGTGTTAATAAAATTGCTGGAGAAAAAGGCGATAAGGCGTGAGGAAAAAGTCGTTGTTATTTCTACTGCACATGGCTTGAAATTCCCGGAATTTAAGATAAGTTATCATGAAAATAAACTGGAAGAAGTAATCCCGCGATTTGCCAACCTTCCTGTAGAAGTTCAACCCCGGTACGATGCGGTCAGGACCGCTATCTACAGGAAACTTGAACAAATATCTTCATAGTATCCGATGCCGGTCACAAGGGACGGCGCTCTATTTTTCCTACCTCCTTGCTCAAAACAAATTGTATAAATATTTTATTTTCACTGAAAAATACATAAGATTAAATTCCTTGACAAAAAATAGGCTATACTTATAATGATTTTTCGGGTGGGGGGTGTTTTGGAATAATACCTTTTCCAGAAGTATGGAATTCCTCTCCTAAAGGTTTTTTTGCGGTTTGTTTGAGGAGAAAGAGTATTATGAATTATTTTAAGACAACGGTATTATTAATTGCCTTGACGCTGTTGCTTGTTTGGGTGGGCAGTATGTTCGGCGGACGTCAGGGTGCGGTCTTTGCCTTTGCCATTGCTATGGGGATGAATTTTTTTAGTTACTGGTTTAGCGACAAGATTGTTTTGAAGATGTATGGCGCCAGGGAGGTTTCTGAGCAGGAGTCGCCGGCCTATTATGGGATCGTTAGGGAATTAACCATGCATGCGGGATTACCTATGCCCAGGATATATATCATCCCAACGAATGCCATGAATGCCTTCGCCACGGGGAGAAATCCCAGCCATGCTGCAGTGGCAGTTACCGAGGGGATGCTTAATTCTCTGAAACTCGAAGAACTCAAAGGAGTTTTAGGACACGAATTATCCCATATTCGGAACCGGGATATACTTATATCTACCATTGTTGCAACGGTTGCCGGCGCTATCATGATGCTGGCAAATATGGCCCGATGGGCGGCTATTTTTGGGGGATATGGCGGGAGGGATGAAGAAGATAGCAGGGGGGGAGGTCTCGGAATGTTATTGGTAGCCATTTTGGCCCCCATTGCTGCGCTTGTAATTCAGATGGCGATTTCCCGTTCGCGGGAGTACGCAGCCGATAAGGGAGGCGCATTATTAACAGGGAATCCGCTGGGGCTGGCCAGCGCCCTTGAGAAACTGCAACAGGCATCAGTGGCCAGGCCTATCGGTGCAAGTTCGGCTACGGCGCATCTGTTTATTGTGAATCCATTAAGCGGTCGTTCGTTTGTTACAATCTTTAGTACTCATCCACCAATCGAAGAACGAATCAAGAGGCTCAGGGCGATGGCCTGAAAAAGGCTTTCTATAATAACATTCACCGTGGCAACGATTCTCTGCAACGGGTTATAAAGCCACCAACATTTCGGAGACCGGTTTAATCTCGCTACTGAAAATGCCTGGTGTCTTCGTGTCTTAAAGTAGCTTGAACTCTTACTACAACGTGTGTATTTACAAAGATAGTAATTTACTTGGAGGAACATGAATGGTGCACTATACTTGCGATATGTGCGGAAGACCATTGCTGGCAGATGAAGACATTCGCTATGTGGTGAAAATTGAGGTATATACCGCCTGTGATGCTATGGAGATGGCGGATGACGATGAAGATTTGGATGAAGAGATATGGGAAAGGGAAGAGGAAAGCGAGAGGCCGGATGGCGCATCGAATCCTGCTGAGCCATTGGAGGATGGAGAATATAAGACCTTTCGTTTCGATTTGTGCACCAAGTGTCATAAAAAATATTTACAGGACCCTTTGTTTTTAAAATCGTGGAATAGAACAAGATTTTCTGAAAATTAGAATTCGCTTTACCAATCTTTCGAATAATAATCATCCTCAGTTGCTTGCGTTTTGTGAAAAAGAAAAAGAAAGACGAAGCATACTGCAATGTGAAAAACAATCTATGGAAATGACAATAACAGAGAAGATCATCGCTGCACATTCGGGTCTCAAGGAAGTACATCCTGGGCAATTTGTTTACGCAGATGTGGATATCTGCCTGGGTAACGATATTACTGCCCCGATCGCTATTGAAGAATTTGAAAAGACAGGGATTAAAAAGGTCTTTGATCCGGAAAAGATTGTTTTGGTTCCTGATCACTTTACCCCCAATAAGGACATCAAGTCTGCACAACAGTCAAAATCCCTCCGTGTTTTTGCTGAGAAACACCATTTAAAACATTACTTTGAGATTGGCAGAATGGGGATCGAACACGCCCTGCTTCCGGAAAAAGGGATCGTGGCGCCCGGAGACCTTGTGATAGGAGCCGATTCTCATACGTGTACCTATGGTGCGCTCGGAGCATTCTCAACGGGTGTCGGGAGCACCGACCTCGCTGCATGTTTTGCTACGGGGAAGGTGTGGCTCAGGGTGCCTGAATCGATTAAATTCGTTTTTCACGGCAAGGTGAAAAATTGGACATCAGGAAAGGATTTAATCCTCTATACGATTGGGAAAATCGGTGTGGATGGAGCCCTTTACAAGGCAATGGAGTTTGCAGGCAGCGCCATATCAAATTTGCCTATGGACGATCGTTTCGCCATGTGTAACATGGCAATTGAGGCCGGGGCGAAAAGCGGTATAATTTCGTCTGATAAAAACACTGAAGATTATGTAAAGGGCAGGGTAACCAAAAAATATGCGATGTATCAAAGCGATCCCGGTTGTAATTATACAAAAACATACGAATTCAATGCCGAAGAAATTTCTCCTCAAATAGCACTCCCCAGTTTACCGGAAAACACAAAACCCGTGGAAGAGGTTTCGGGAATTAAGATCGATCAGGTAGTTATCGGTTCTTGTACCAATGGAAGAATTTCAGATCTCAGGATAGCAGCCAAAATCCTCAAAGGAAAAAAGGCGCATCCTTCCATTCGGCTTATTATTATTCCGGCTACCCAGGAAATTTACAGACAGGCATTACAGGATGGCTTGATTGAAATATTTATAGATGCCGAGGCGGTAGTTTCTACCCCAACCTGCGGTCCGTGTCTTGGCGGTCATATGGGTATTTTGGCAGAAGGGGAACGGGCGTTATCTACGACCAACCGTAATTTTACCGGTCGCATGGGGCATCCCAAAAGTGAGATATATCTTTGCAGTCCTGCTGTTGCGGCAGCATCAGCAATCACGGGAAGGATTACCCCGCCTGATGAGGTGGTAAAGAATTGACCCCAGGCATTTTCGTGATTTCAGATTTGATTTCTTAGCCGAGAAATTTGATAAGAACATGAGATTGTTATTAGATTATGGAAAGAGTGAGTAAAACTATGTCTCAAAAAAAATATATTGGACTTGACATTGGTTCTGTAAGCATAAAGGCAGTATTGATCAACGAACGCAAGGAAATCCTGGAAGATCACTACGTCCGTTCACATGGTCAATCGGTAGAAACATTCCTCCTGGTCTTGAGAGACATATTCAATCGAACCCATATCGATGATATTGACGGTATAGCTATTACAGGATCTGGCGGGAAGCTCATATCCGAACTAATGAACATTGCCTTTATCAATGAGGTTGTTGCTCACAGCCAGGCAACGACAACCTTGCACCCGGAAGCGCGCACCATTATTGAAATCGGCGGTGAGGATTCAAAGCTCATGCTTATAGA contains:
- the leuC gene encoding 3-isopropylmalate dehydratase large subunit, whose protein sequence is MEMTITEKIIAAHSGLKEVHPGQFVYADVDICLGNDITAPIAIEEFEKTGIKKVFDPEKIVLVPDHFTPNKDIKSAQQSKSLRVFAEKHHLKHYFEIGRMGIEHALLPEKGIVAPGDLVIGADSHTCTYGALGAFSTGVGSTDLAACFATGKVWLRVPESIKFVFHGKVKNWTSGKDLILYTIGKIGVDGALYKAMEFAGSAISNLPMDDRFAMCNMAIEAGAKSGIISSDKNTEDYVKGRVTKKYAMYQSDPGCNYTKTYEFNAEEISPQIALPSLPENTKPVEEVSGIKIDQVVIGSCTNGRISDLRIAAKILKGKKAHPSIRLIIIPATQEIYRQALQDGLIEIFIDAEAVVSTPTCGPCLGGHMGILAEGERALSTTNRNFTGRMGHPKSEIYLCSPAVAAASAITGRITPPDEVVKN
- the htpX gene encoding zinc metalloprotease HtpX, which encodes MNYFKTTVLLIALTLLLVWVGSMFGGRQGAVFAFAIAMGMNFFSYWFSDKIVLKMYGAREVSEQESPAYYGIVRELTMHAGLPMPRIYIIPTNAMNAFATGRNPSHAAVAVTEGMLNSLKLEELKGVLGHELSHIRNRDILISTIVATVAGAIMMLANMARWAAIFGGYGGRDEEDSRGGGLGMLLVAILAPIAALVIQMAISRSREYAADKGGALLTGNPLGLASALEKLQQASVARPIGASSATAHLFIVNPLSGRSFVTIFSTHPPIEERIKRLRAMA
- a CDS encoding ABC transporter ATP-binding protein; this translates as MSAVLTVNSVSKRYRIQRNRPVTLKESIIRRFTGRYNRDNDFWALRDVTFSVEQGRALGIVGHNGAGKSTLLRLLCGLGRPTTGCIRRVGQVSGLLELGSGFHPEMTGRENLMTGGILSGLTRRQVLAREEEIVAFAELEEFIDQPVRTYSNGMYLRLAFATTIHFDPDVLIIDEVLAVGDSRFQKKCLERLAAFRASDKTTILTSHDSGQIRSLCDEVLVLEEGRIVMQGDPESAIRYYNDLMRQRTEKRAEKLFGKTNQPNTVTQYGKRLGTQEAEICAVYLYDTQGKTTDTISSGDSLTISLEYNITKPMPDIAVIFGIYNEADIKCFETYILSACTTFGHIDQHGNFICHLPELPLLPGMYYINVGLYPLDWDYIYDYHWQMHPLHILSKNGANSGDTGVISLRPVWSILNIQNQTIETNIATQRK
- a CDS encoding glutamate mutase L, which translates into the protein MNVIIATDCGSTTTKAILIEKKNGVYRQTFRGGAPTTVEAPFEDVTRGVLNAFTELEELSGRKILDGERIITPAQGNVGVDIYVSTSSAGGGLQMMVAGAVKTMTAMSAQRAALGAGAIVMDVIASNDKRLPHEKIDLIRQLRPDIILLSGGTDGGTVSHVIELAEYISAAHPRPRLGMTFQLPVIYAGNKDVREKIKEILGKKTSLHITENIRPTLEHENLIPARQEIQKLFLEHVMAQAPGYKKLMSWTGAPIMPTPAAEGLIMQAIARKQNINVIGIDIGGATTNIFSVYGEVFNRTVSANLGMSYSISNVLVEAGLENILRWIPFDIDESDLRNRIKNKMIRPTTIPQTLEELKIEQAISREALRVSFEQHKSLAVGLKGVQRERDISEAFKQETVGETLINMLKLDLLVGSGGVLSNAPRRAQAMLMMIDALQPEGITRIAVDSIFMMPHLGVLSTVNEQASTEVFEKDCLIHLGTCVSLVKGSIGKANEKCISYKITMPDGKKTENSLSYGNLSVFPLGIDQTAEIEVIPAKGFDVGAGKGKPIVKKVFGGVVGVVIDARGRPITLAKDKASRVEQLQRWTKAIDAYPE
- a CDS encoding ABC transporter permease, with the translated sequence MNSLSYNFDLIRHLVRCDFAVRYKGSVLGVLWSPMLPLAQLLVLVFLFQKVVPLNIDAYPAFVFSALLPWTWFSTCLSSSGSLLINNRGLVRRPNFTPATLIITNTLSNMLNYLVVLPILFVMLAIYDKTMTLALLILPLLILIQGVLIVGLSLIIAMLNVFYRDVQHIMSIVLMLLFYMTPVFYQPQAVSENFRILYMFSPIAVLIQGYRAIFFYGTFPEWRSLLFAGTTSIFVCVSGYLLYRFFLHDIIDTI
- the thrC gene encoding threonine synthase; its protein translation is MPYRAWFQCISGCNEKYELNEVVYQCRKCGDLLEVKHDMDKLHRHSPEHWKRLFDERYRRSKWPYGSSVWGKKEWVCPNVDNGNVVSLYEGGSNLFWAERLGKELGLEDLWIKQCGNAHTGSFKDLGMTVLVSMVKQMIAEGKDIPAVACASTGDTSAALASYCAAAGILAIVFLPKNKVSHAQLIQPIANGALTLSLDTDFDGCMKLVKEICSKNNIYLANSMNSLRIEGQKTVSIEIVQQFDWEVPDVVIVPGGNLGNTAALGKGFLMMQELRLIDKLPRIVCAQAAKANPLYLSYLKGFKEFTPVKAQKTLANAIQIGDPVSYKKAINVLKAFNGIVEQATEDELANASAQADRTGLFSCPHTGVALAVLIKLLEKKAIRREEKVVVISTAHGLKFPEFKISYHENKLEEVIPRFANLPVEVQPRYDAVRTAIYRKLEQISS